The Xanthomonas indica genome has a segment encoding these proteins:
- a CDS encoding NAD(P)-dependent oxidoreductase has protein sequence MGQPIALNLLRAGHALTVWNRSAAAAQPLLEAGAQQAAQPADAVRGPVLFSMLADDTAVRETLLERGALDALTAGSVHVNMATISVALARELHALHAERGVAYLAMPVLGRVEVAAAGQLNLLAAGDAAALARVQPLLDVIGRKTWYFGAAPEQANAVKLAANLCLASAIGTMAEASALVRGHGVDAADFLDMLTSTVFAAPAYQTYGGMIAEQRYSPAGFKATLGLKDVRLALNAGETRHVPMPLAAVLRDAFIEAIAHGDGELDWAALAKVAARRAGQA, from the coding sequence ATGGGCCAGCCGATCGCGCTCAACCTGCTGCGCGCCGGCCACGCACTGACAGTGTGGAACCGCAGCGCCGCGGCGGCGCAGCCCCTGCTCGAGGCCGGCGCACAGCAGGCCGCGCAACCGGCCGATGCGGTGCGCGGGCCGGTGTTGTTCTCGATGCTGGCCGACGACACCGCGGTGCGCGAGACCCTGCTCGAGCGCGGTGCACTGGACGCGCTCACCGCCGGCAGCGTGCACGTCAACATGGCCACGATTTCGGTGGCGTTGGCGCGTGAGCTGCACGCGCTGCATGCCGAGCGCGGTGTCGCCTACCTGGCGATGCCGGTGCTGGGGCGGGTCGAGGTGGCCGCGGCCGGCCAGCTCAACCTGCTTGCCGCCGGCGACGCCGCGGCCCTGGCGCGGGTGCAGCCCTTGCTCGATGTCATCGGGCGCAAGACCTGGTATTTCGGCGCCGCACCGGAACAGGCCAACGCGGTCAAGCTCGCCGCCAACCTGTGCCTGGCCAGCGCCATCGGCACCATGGCCGAGGCGTCGGCGCTGGTGCGCGGGCACGGCGTGGACGCGGCCGACTTCCTCGACATGCTCACCAGCACCGTGTTCGCCGCACCGGCCTACCAGACCTACGGCGGCATGATCGCCGAGCAGCGCTACAGCCCGGCCGGCTTCAAGGCCACGCTGGGCCTGAAGGACGTGCGCCTGGCGCTGAATGCCGGCGAGACCCGGCACGTGCCGATGCCGCTGGCGGCGGTACTGCGCGACGCCTTCATCGAGGCGATCGCGCACGGCGACGGCGAACTGGACTGGGCGGCGCTGGCCAAGGTCGCCGCGCGCCGCGCCGGCCAGGCCTGA